From Mycobacterium cookii:
CAGCTCCTTCGCCGACGACCGCCCGTCGGTGCCCCGCGAAAGGGTGCTCGAGACGCTGGTGCACATCTGGATGAGCAGCATCTACGGGCGCGAGGTCTAGCCCCAAGTCGGTGCTGGATGCGAACATATGTTCGTGTCCAGCGAGGCCTCGATCCTGCACGCGGACCTCGACTCGTTCTACGCGTCGGTCGAGCAGCGCGACGACCCCGGGCTGCGCGGCCGGCCGGTGATCGTCGGCGGCGGCGTGGTGCTGGCGGCGAGCTACGAGGCGAAGGCGTACGGCGTGCGCACCGCGATGGGCGGCGCCCAGGCCCGGCGGCTGTGCCCGCAGGCCGTGGTGGTGCCGCCCCGGATGGCGGCCTACACGCAGGCCAGCGACGCGGTCTTCGAGGTCTTCCACGACACCTCGCCGCTAGTGGAGGCCATCTCGGTGGACGAGGCGTTCATCGACGTCGGTGGGCTGCGCCGGGTCTCCGGCACACCGGTGCAGATCGCGGCCCGGCTGCGCAGCGAGGTCCGCGACCGGGTCGGCCTGCCCATCACGGTGGGTATCGCGCGGACCAAATTCCTCGCCAAGGTGGCCAGCCAAGAAGCCAAACCCGACGGCTTGCTGCTGGTTCCCCCGAGCCGGGAGCTCGCGTTTCTGCATCCGCTGCCGGTGCGACGGCTGTGGGGCGTCGGCGCGGTGACCGCCGACAAACTGCACACGCACGGCATCGAATCCGTCGCCGACGTGGCCGAGCTGAGCGAGTCCATGCTGGCGTCGCTGGTGGGCGGCGCGATGGGCCGCCAGTTGTTTGCGCTGTCCCGCAACATCGATCGCCGACGGGTGACCACGGGGGTGCGCCGCCGGTCGGTGGGAGCGCAGCGGGCGCTGGGCCGCGCCGGCAACACCATGTCGCGGGCCGAGGTCGACGCGGTGGTGATCGGCCTGGTCGACCGCATCGCGACCCGGATGCGTGCCGCCGGGCGAACCGGCCGGACCGTCACGCTTCGGTTGCGGTTCAACGACTTCGGCCGGGCCACCCGATCGCACACGCTGCCGTGGGCCACCTGTTCGACGCAGACCATCCTCGGCACCGCGCGACAACTCGTCGCGGCAGCCGCGCCGCTGATCGCCGAGCGGGGGCTGACACTTGTCGGGTTCGCGGTCTCGGAAATCGACCGCGCTGGCACTGAGCAGCTGATGCTGCCGTTCACCTCGCGAGCCGATCCGGCCGACGTCGACGCGGCGGTCGACAGCGTGCGTCGCCGCTACGGCAAGTCAGCGCTCACCCGCGGCGTCCTGATCGGCCGAGACCCCGGCTTGGAGGTGCCGCACCTGCCGGACTGATGCGGTCGTGGCGACGCACTCAGTCGCGCTGTGCGGCTATGAGAACAGGCCCGCAAGGTTGATGAAGGTGCCCACGGCGGCAAACAACGGAACTTCAGCACCGACTATGAGGTCGTATGGAACCAACGCCGTGTTGGCGGACGTCGGATCAAGAATCGCGTCAATGAAGTTACCGCTGCCGAGTTGATCCGTGAATATGTTCGCGTCCCATGTAGGGAGACTGGTGACCGCGTCTTTGATTGCGTCTGCAAGGGGGGTCAACGACGAAACGTCGTATGAGAGCGTGCTGCTGATGTCGTTCATGATGTCGGTCGGCGACGAGCTGAGCGTCACGTCGGACAGTGGGAAGCCGGCGTACTTGAGCAATCCATCTATGACGTCGGTAAACGACGGGTCTTGGGGGGCGGCGCCGATTGTGTAGAACGCGTCTGCGAATGGCTGCAGCGGGGCGACCTGGTCTTGGTAGCTGCCCGGGTTGTGCAGGTCGCTGAGGGCGGCGGTGACTCCTTGGTGCCAGCCGTTGCTCAGTGCATCGGCAAGTTGCGTGTGATCGATGTGGGGGGATAGCCCGAAGGTGGTGGGCTCGTTGGCGGGCCCTTGATTCCAGCCCTCCGTAATGCTGCCGTAGCCCAGGTTCACCAGGATTTGGGTATCGGGTTGCAGCAGATCATAGAGCGGCTGTCCGACTCGCGGGATCAAGAGCAGCGGCTCCAAGATCGGCAGGTTGTCGTTGGGAATCATGTAGTAGTCGGTCAGCCCCTGCCCGGTAAGTGCCTCAGATCCCGGCAACAGAATCGCGTTGTTGATCTGGTCGGGCGCGAGATCCAGATACGTGAAGTGCTCAAAAAAGAACCCCAGCATGGCGTTGAGGTCCGACAGCAGATTTGTCGTGTAGTGCGGGAAGTCGGCGAAACCGTCGTATTCGAGGGTGTAGATGTCGGTCGGATAGAGGTCGGATGGTGTCGCTGGTTCGAATGGGACGTCCAGCGCAGTGAAAGCCGCGGTATTACCGGCCGGAAAATCGAAGGTGTTCATGAAGCCGCCGTTGGGATTAAGGAGGTCGCCGACCAGCACGAAATGCACGTCGTCGCTGGGCACACCATCGGCTTGAAGTTGCTGCATGAGCAGCGAGGAAGCTTCTGAACTCTGCGAGTAGCCGAAAACTACGACGGGGTTCTCGGCGCTCACTCCTCCGCCGGCTATTTGGCTTTCGATACCGGACACCATGATCGCTTGGTCCTGGTCCAGCGATGCACCGTACGGGAGAGTGTCGGGGTTCAACGCCGACGACCCTTCGGGGGTATACGAGGACTGCGCGGTGCCGGTGAAGCCGAGGTGCTGCAGGTACAGAGTGTCGGCAGCATCCACGTATTGCGACGGCGGTGTCGGTACCAGGGTGGCGCCGAAAATTAGCGCCTCGCCGTCTCCGAGCGGCGAATCGGCGGTGTCGGCGAGCGCGGCCGTCGAGTTCAGCAGCGCCGTCAACCCACACAGACCGACCGTGACCAACAGGCCGGCGCCCACCCGATGAAATTCTCGACCCGACATCACAAACCCCTCGAACGCCAATGTTGATCCGGTTGAAACCGGGGGCGCCAAGCGCTTTGGGAATAGTCACTCGCGTTGAGTAGCTGGAGCTCAGTGACGCACCACTGCAATTTCGGGCAGACCTGGGCAGTACTACTTAATCGTGAAATCTCGCGCCCTGGGAAGAGCAGCAGGGCGTCGATATCGCGCATGTTGGCCGGCTCGCGGTGCCACCATAATGCTGTGAACGGCGGCGGGCTGGCCGGGTGAGATGACGGCGGCAGGCTTGGTGTGCAGGTCGTGCGGCACTGAGTTGCCGGCGAACTCGAAGTTCTG
This genomic window contains:
- the dinB gene encoding DNA polymerase IV; translation: MFVSSEASILHADLDSFYASVEQRDDPGLRGRPVIVGGGVVLAASYEAKAYGVRTAMGGAQARRLCPQAVVVPPRMAAYTQASDAVFEVFHDTSPLVEAISVDEAFIDVGGLRRVSGTPVQIAARLRSEVRDRVGLPITVGIARTKFLAKVASQEAKPDGLLLVPPSRELAFLHPLPVRRLWGVGAVTADKLHTHGIESVADVAELSESMLASLVGGAMGRQLFALSRNIDRRRVTTGVRRRSVGAQRALGRAGNTMSRAEVDAVVIGLVDRIATRMRAAGRTGRTVTLRLRFNDFGRATRSHTLPWATCSTQTILGTARQLVAAAAPLIAERGLTLVGFAVSEIDRAGTEQLMLPFTSRADPADVDAAVDSVRRRYGKSALTRGVLIGRDPGLEVPHLPD
- a CDS encoding PE-PPE domain-containing protein; its protein translation is MSGREFHRVGAGLLVTVGLCGLTALLNSTAALADTADSPLGDGEALIFGATLVPTPPSQYVDAADTLYLQHLGFTGTAQSSYTPEGSSALNPDTLPYGASLDQDQAIMVSGIESQIAGGGVSAENPVVVFGYSQSSEASSLLMQQLQADGVPSDDVHFVLVGDLLNPNGGFMNTFDFPAGNTAAFTALDVPFEPATPSDLYPTDIYTLEYDGFADFPHYTTNLLSDLNAMLGFFFEHFTYLDLAPDQINNAILLPGSEALTGQGLTDYYMIPNDNLPILEPLLLIPRVGQPLYDLLQPDTQILVNLGYGSITEGWNQGPANEPTTFGLSPHIDHTQLADALSNGWHQGVTAALSDLHNPGSYQDQVAPLQPFADAFYTIGAAPQDPSFTDVIDGLLKYAGFPLSDVTLSSSPTDIMNDISSTLSYDVSSLTPLADAIKDAVTSLPTWDANIFTDQLGSGNFIDAILDPTSANTALVPYDLIVGAEVPLFAAVGTFINLAGLFS